A DNA window from Paraclostridium bifermentans contains the following coding sequences:
- the mreD gene encoding rod shape-determining protein MreD, producing the protein MKRILLFLIGVLIVIVEGSITNYFDILGVSANFLLIYITIISLYLDDIEAVTIAVLLGFVKDIALGSIFGVNALILAVIAYGISNLNDKIYKNSYITVFALVFITSLIDSIVNIVLLGTVYQTYDILHIFIKGICTVPLVNSIGSLIFYYIFKGSILKLKKD; encoded by the coding sequence ATGAAAAGAATATTACTTTTTCTTATTGGTGTTTTGATAGTTATAGTAGAAGGTAGTATCACTAATTATTTTGATATACTTGGGGTTAGCGCAAACTTTCTTCTAATATATATTACTATAATATCTTTATACTTAGATGATATAGAAGCTGTTACAATAGCTGTTTTATTAGGGTTTGTAAAAGACATAGCTTTAGGAAGTATATTTGGGGTTAATGCTTTGATTTTAGCTGTAATAGCATATGGAATAAGCAACTTAAATGATAAAATATACAAAAATAGCTATATAACTGTTTTTGCATTAGTTTTTATAACAAGTTTAATAGATTCTATTGTGAATATAGTTCTTTTAGGGACGGTATACCAAACTTATGATATTTTACATATCTTCATTAAGGGGATATGTACAGTGCCACTTGTAAATAGTATAGGAAGTTTAATTTTTTATTATATTTTCAAGGGGTCAATCCTTAAATTGAAAAAAGATTAG
- a CDS encoding Maf family protein — MNIILASGSPRRKEILENTNLQFSVITSDIDERIFENEEPIQLVLRLAFEKCMSVAQNNPSDLVIGADTIVVLDNEILGKPKNEEEAFNMLSKLSNREHQVITGMSIVNLENEKKIVDYAISNVKFKKLTDQDIKDYISTKECLDKAGSYGIQGYGALLVEEIKGDYFNIVGLPISKLSDILKINFNINLFK; from the coding sequence ATGAATATAATATTGGCATCAGGATCGCCTAGAAGAAAAGAAATTTTAGAGAATACAAATCTTCAATTTTCTGTCATAACTAGCGATATAGATGAAAGAATATTTGAAAATGAGGAGCCTATACAACTAGTTTTAAGACTAGCATTTGAAAAATGTATGAGTGTTGCTCAAAATAATCCAAGTGATTTAGTTATTGGAGCTGACACTATTGTTGTTTTAGACAATGAAATTTTAGGGAAACCTAAAAATGAAGAAGAAGCTTTTAATATGTTAAGCAAATTATCAAATAGAGAACATCAAGTAATAACAGGAATGAGCATAGTAAACTTAGAAAATGAAAAAAAGATAGTGGACTATGCTATAAGTAATGTTAAATTTAAAAAATTAACTGACCAAGATATAAAGGATTACATAAGTACTAAAGAGTGTTTAGATAAAGCTGGATCTTATGGGATACAGGGATATGGAGCTCTACTAGTTGAAGAAATAAAGGGAGATTATTTTAATATAGTTGGATTACCAATATCAAAGTTAAGTGATATCCTTAAAATAAATTTCAATATAAATCTTTTTAAATAA
- a CDS encoding rod shape-determining protein: MAKKEKKEKKGFKSLFGFNKMSKDMGIDLGTANTLVYIKGQGIVVREPSVVAIRDDSKSVLAVGEEAKKMIGRTPGNIVAIRPMKDGVIADFDVTQAMLSYFIKKAASNKGVVSPRIAICVPFGVTEVEKRAIEEAARQAGARDAYLIEEPMAAAIGAGLRVEEPEGNMVVDIGGGTTEIAVISLGGIVTAKSIRIGGDEFDESIVNYVKKEYNLMIGERTAEDVKIQIGSTFKDDSEETMQIRGRDLISGLPKTEHISSSQVREALKEPITSIVDAIKSTLEKTPPELSSDIMENGIMLTGGGALLRGLDKLVKEQTGMPVHIAENPLDCVALGTGKSVEDQEIFEKVLMMNNSRR, from the coding sequence ATGGCAAAGAAAGAAAAGAAAGAGAAAAAAGGATTCAAATCTTTATTTGGATTTAATAAAATGTCTAAGGACATGGGAATAGATTTAGGAACAGCAAATACATTAGTTTATATAAAAGGACAAGGTATCGTAGTTAGAGAGCCATCTGTTGTAGCTATAAGAGATGACAGTAAATCTGTTTTAGCAGTAGGAGAAGAAGCTAAGAAAATGATAGGTAGAACACCTGGAAATATAGTAGCTATAAGACCTATGAAAGACGGAGTTATAGCAGATTTTGATGTTACTCAAGCGATGTTAAGTTACTTTATTAAAAAAGCAGCATCTAACAAAGGTGTAGTTAGCCCAAGAATAGCAATCTGTGTACCTTTCGGTGTAACAGAAGTAGAAAAAAGAGCTATAGAAGAAGCTGCTAGACAAGCAGGAGCAAGAGATGCATATCTTATAGAAGAGCCTATGGCAGCTGCAATAGGAGCTGGACTTAGAGTTGAAGAACCAGAAGGAAATATGGTAGTAGATATAGGTGGAGGTACTACAGAGATAGCTGTAATATCTTTAGGTGGTATAGTTACTGCTAAATCTATAAGAATAGGTGGAGACGAGTTTGACGAGTCTATAGTTAACTACGTTAAGAAAGAATACAACTTAATGATAGGTGAAAGAACTGCAGAAGATGTAAAAATACAAATCGGATCAACATTTAAAGATGACTCAGAAGAAACTATGCAAATAAGAGGTAGAGATTTAATATCTGGACTTCCTAAGACTGAGCACATATCATCATCTCAAGTTAGAGAAGCTTTAAAAGAGCCTATAACATCAATAGTAGATGCAATTAAATCAACTTTAGAAAAAACTCCACCAGAATTATCTTCAGATATAATGGAAAACGGAATAATGCTAACTGGAGGTGGAGCTTTACTTAGAGGGCTTGACAAGTTAGTAAAAGAGCAAACTGGAATGCCTGTCCATATAGCTGAAAATCCTTTAGACTGCGTTGCGTTAGGTACTGGAAAATCTGTAGAAGATCAAGAAATATTTGAAAAAGTATTAATGATGAATAACAGTAGAAGATAA
- the minE gene encoding cell division topological specificity factor MinE, with protein MLDLFKMFSNESKTSKNVAKERLKLVLVHDRIDCSPQLLDLIKSDILKVIANYAEIEEDGLEIKMAKSRSDEEDGPISALVANIPLKNIKERSR; from the coding sequence ATGTTAGATTTATTTAAGATGTTTTCTAATGAATCTAAAACTAGTAAAAATGTAGCAAAAGAAAGGCTTAAACTAGTTTTAGTGCATGATAGAATAGACTGTTCTCCACAGCTTCTAGACCTTATTAAGTCAGATATACTTAAAGTTATTGCAAATTATGCTGAGATAGAAGAAGACGGATTAGAAATAAAAATGGCTAAATCTAGAAGTGATGAAGAAGATGGTCCTATATCAGCATTAGTTGCTAACATACCATTAAAGAATATAAAAGAAAGAAGTAGATAG
- the radC gene encoding RadC family protein: protein MALEERPREKMLTQGEKSLSNAELLAIILRTGTKKQSVLELANYIINKDRQGIRWLNDITIQELCEIDGIGLSKAAQIKASLELGIRIASAKPTKYKITNPWDIYKYYMDSLRYLNKEVFKTILLNTKNEIICDIDVSIGTLNMSVVHPREVFREAIKRSSNKIILMHNHPSGSIEPSREDKNVTSRLVKCGELIGIEVIDHIIIGDGLYYSFKENMII, encoded by the coding sequence ATGGCATTAGAAGAAAGACCTAGAGAAAAAATGCTTACACAAGGAGAAAAAAGCTTATCTAATGCTGAATTATTAGCAATCATTTTGAGGACAGGAACTAAAAAACAAAGTGTTTTAGAATTAGCAAATTATATAATAAATAAAGATCGACAAGGAATAAGATGGTTAAATGACATAACTATACAAGAGTTATGTGAGATTGATGGCATAGGGCTATCTAAAGCAGCGCAAATAAAAGCATCTTTAGAATTAGGTATAAGAATAGCGAGTGCAAAACCTACAAAATATAAAATCACAAACCCATGGGATATTTATAAATATTACATGGATAGTTTACGGTATTTAAATAAAGAGGTTTTTAAAACAATTCTTTTGAATACAAAAAACGAAATAATATGTGATATTGATGTTTCTATAGGGACTCTTAATATGTCAGTGGTTCATCCAAGAGAAGTGTTTAGAGAAGCTATAAAAAGAAGTAGTAACAAAATTATTCTTATGCATAACCATCCATCAGGAAGTATAGAACCATCTCGTGAAGATAAGAATGTAACGTCTAGATTAGTAAAATGTGGCGAATTAATAGGTATTGAAGTCATAGACCATATAATAATAGGTGATGGACTTTATTACAGTTTTAAGGAAAATATGATAATTTGA
- the minD gene encoding septum site-determining protein MinD: protein MSEVIVITSGKGGVGKTTTTANLGTALSLENKKTVVVDADIGLRNLDVVMGLENRIVYDIVDVVEGTCRLKQALIKDKRFDNLYLLPAAQTRDKNALSIEQMKDLCDKLRESFDFIIIDCPAGIEQGFKNAIAGADRAIVVTNPEISAVRDADRIIGLLEANEVKDIRLVINRIRNEMVKRGDMMDKQDIVEILAIDLIGLVPDDETIIVSTNKGEPAILDSRSNAGQAYKNVAKRILGEDIPLMQVEEETNILTKIKKMFGMAK from the coding sequence ATGAGTGAAGTTATAGTTATAACATCAGGAAAAGGTGGAGTTGGAAAAACTACAACAACTGCAAACTTAGGAACTGCTTTAAGTTTAGAAAATAAAAAGACGGTTGTAGTTGATGCTGATATAGGCCTTAGAAATTTAGATGTTGTAATGGGTCTTGAAAATAGAATAGTGTACGATATCGTTGATGTTGTTGAGGGTACTTGTAGATTAAAGCAAGCTCTTATAAAAGATAAGAGATTTGATAATTTATATTTACTTCCAGCAGCTCAAACTAGAGATAAAAATGCTCTATCTATAGAACAAATGAAAGACTTATGTGATAAGTTAAGAGAGTCATTTGATTTTATAATCATAGATTGTCCAGCAGGAATAGAACAAGGATTTAAAAATGCTATAGCTGGAGCAGATAGAGCCATAGTTGTAACTAACCCTGAAATATCTGCAGTTAGAGATGCAGATAGAATAATAGGACTTTTAGAAGCAAATGAAGTAAAAGACATACGCTTAGTTATAAATAGAATTAGAAATGAAATGGTTAAGCGTGGAGATATGATGGATAAACAAGATATAGTTGAAATTCTTGCTATAGACTTAATTGGATTAGTTCCTGATGATGAAACTATAATAGTTTCTACCAACAAAGGTGAGCCTGCAATATTAGATTCAAGATCTAATGCAGGACAAGCATATAAAAATGTTGCAAAGAGAATCTTGGGAGAAGATATACCTCTTATGCAAGTAGAAGAAGAAACTAATATACTAACTAAAATTAAGAAGATGTTTGGAATGGCTAAGTAG
- the mgsA gene encoding methylglyoxal synthase — protein MNIALIAHDEMKNTMVGFCIGYENILCNYGLYATGTTGKRIEDETKLKIKRLASGPLGGDQQIGSLIVSQDIDLVIFLRDPMTAQAHEPDIQALIRLCDVYHVPIATNLASAEIFIKGLDRGELSWREVRKTNTQRI, from the coding sequence ATGAATATAGCATTAATAGCACATGATGAAATGAAAAACACTATGGTTGGATTTTGTATAGGATATGAAAATATTTTATGCAATTATGGATTATATGCTACAGGAACTACAGGAAAAAGAATAGAAGATGAAACTAAGTTAAAGATAAAAAGGTTAGCGTCAGGACCTCTTGGTGGAGATCAACAAATAGGGTCATTAATAGTTTCTCAAGATATTGATTTAGTAATATTTTTAAGAGATCCAATGACAGCTCAAGCTCATGAACCAGATATACAAGCTTTAATTAGACTTTGTGATGTGTACCATGTACCTATTGCTACTAATCTTGCTTCAGCTGAAATTTTTATCAAAGGGTTAGATAGAGGGGAACTTTCTTGGAGAGAAGTTAGAAAGACAAATACTCAACGTATATAA
- a CDS encoding penicillin-binding transpeptidase domain-containing protein, with the protein MDENKRFDRLDIIKYIIIVVLCIILAKIIYMTTFKHEHYNELASNKTYKEIPIKAPRGEIKDRYGRTLASNRNSFTIHISNDGVNKKDKNGKTKANEISLELINLLEKNKEEFIDEFPIYVENGKYFYTFDKKIRDYKLENEVPLELNAKETFYYIVDKAIKENKIESSVRNLEPAEIQKKLNSVGIYPPILVKDWKFTEQRNKEDWLKGYKIDNININAKNAFKEIRKYYEIPGSLSNTDARKIMIVRDALKSQGFVQYKPVTIAKDVNEKTISEIEERAIEFPGVSVAIEPVRDYPEKNLASHTLGTMGKISEDELAKKQEDGDTRYSKSDIVGKTGIERYYEDKLKGEDGYKKVEVDSVGRVSKELDVKEPKSGDTVYLSIDKDLQKVSDESLEKIIKAARSGGTFTSVFGNYSTAGKTAPYLDSGAMLVIDVKTGDILASSSYPNYDPNLFATGISSEEYEKLQPKNPNDVLSANPLNNLVTNGAFQPGSTFKMVTGMAALEGGLSPTYAINDPGVIYLGNRPFADYVWHHGRSNHGYTNLYKAIQESCNIYFYTVGTGYNWQEKKSLGIDTGPEKILEYAKLFGLNDHTGLQSEVGESKGQVPNKEDKLKNTENSLRVELDKKMRDAFTDITKAKNPDEYNERINEIVSWTKDNPSRNEIMKRLEKLHVKEDKITEITDFAKFNYFNFGNWSDADTFNLAIGQGENAYTPAQIARYVAAIANGGNLVEASVVDKTVSSDFKDVKVDTNKVEKIPFKDPNNLKDLTQGMKQVAKIGGGKSVFANFPIETAVKTGTAERSGKIPTENEYDYLISHMGSYGVSKDEAVKEANKLLKEANEKAKVEFEKEQKAEKQKEEKESKSLFGKKEEKTDTKTEAEFVPDNSEATKARYLRKAIKELNPKLTDDQIDAYKQDYPSFAWSVGFAPANDPEIAVVTVLPKGNSSSLALPPMREVMGQYFGLIDEKKNKEEKANKEAEAAKEQDGNAMNFASQLKK; encoded by the coding sequence ATGGATGAAAATAAAAGATTTGATAGGCTTGATATAATAAAGTATATAATTATTGTAGTTCTTTGTATTATACTTGCGAAAATTATATACATGACGACATTTAAACATGAGCATTATAATGAGCTAGCTAGTAATAAAACATATAAAGAAATTCCGATAAAAGCTCCGAGAGGAGAAATAAAAGATAGATATGGACGTACATTAGCTTCTAACAGAAACTCTTTCACAATTCATATATCAAATGATGGAGTTAACAAAAAAGATAAAAACGGAAAAACTAAAGCTAATGAAATTTCATTGGAGCTAATCAATTTATTAGAAAAAAATAAAGAGGAATTTATAGATGAATTTCCTATATACGTAGAAAATGGAAAGTACTTCTATACATTTGATAAGAAAATAAGAGATTATAAATTAGAAAATGAAGTTCCATTGGAATTAAATGCTAAAGAGACTTTTTACTATATAGTTGATAAAGCTATAAAGGAAAATAAAATAGAATCATCTGTAAGAAATTTAGAACCAGCTGAAATTCAAAAAAAATTAAACTCTGTAGGAATATATCCTCCAATTTTAGTTAAAGACTGGAAGTTTACGGAACAAAGAAACAAAGAAGACTGGTTAAAGGGATACAAGATAGATAATATAAATATTAATGCAAAAAATGCATTCAAAGAAATTAGAAAATACTATGAAATACCTGGTAGCTTATCTAATACAGATGCTAGGAAAATTATGATTGTTAGAGATGCACTTAAATCTCAAGGGTTTGTTCAATATAAACCTGTAACAATAGCAAAAGATGTAAATGAAAAAACTATATCTGAAATAGAAGAAAGAGCTATAGAATTCCCAGGAGTATCGGTAGCTATAGAACCGGTTAGGGATTATCCTGAAAAGAACTTAGCATCTCATACTCTAGGTACTATGGGTAAAATTTCAGAAGATGAACTTGCTAAAAAGCAAGAAGATGGAGATACAAGATATAGCAAAAGTGATATAGTAGGAAAAACAGGTATTGAAAGATATTATGAAGATAAATTAAAAGGTGAAGATGGATACAAAAAGGTTGAGGTTGACTCTGTTGGTAGAGTTAGTAAAGAGTTAGACGTAAAAGAACCAAAATCTGGAGATACTGTATATCTTAGTATAGATAAAGATTTACAGAAAGTATCTGATGAGTCATTAGAAAAAATAATAAAAGCAGCAAGATCGGGTGGAACGTTTACAAGTGTATTTGGAAACTATAGTACAGCAGGAAAAACAGCTCCATATTTAGATTCTGGGGCTATGCTAGTGATTGATGTTAAAACTGGAGATATATTAGCTTCATCTAGTTATCCTAATTACGATCCAAACTTATTTGCAACAGGAATATCATCTGAGGAATATGAAAAATTACAACCTAAAAATCCTAATGATGTTTTATCAGCAAATCCTTTAAATAACCTGGTTACAAATGGAGCATTCCAACCGGGATCTACATTTAAGATGGTAACGGGTATGGCAGCATTAGAAGGTGGTTTAAGCCCAACTTATGCTATAAATGACCCTGGGGTAATTTATCTTGGAAATAGACCATTTGCCGATTATGTATGGCATCATGGTAGATCAAACCATGGATATACAAATTTATATAAAGCTATACAAGAATCTTGTAATATTTATTTCTATACTGTAGGTACTGGATATAACTGGCAAGAAAAGAAAAGTCTTGGGATAGATACAGGACCTGAGAAAATATTAGAATATGCAAAATTATTTGGATTAAATGATCATACTGGTCTTCAATCTGAAGTAGGCGAAAGTAAAGGGCAAGTTCCAAATAAAGAAGATAAACTTAAAAATACAGAAAACTCTCTAAGAGTAGAATTAGACAAAAAAATGAGAGATGCTTTTACAGATATAACAAAAGCTAAAAATCCAGATGAGTACAATGAAAGAATTAATGAAATTGTAAGCTGGACTAAAGATAATCCTTCAAGAAATGAAATTATGAAGAGACTTGAAAAGCTTCATGTTAAAGAAGATAAAATAACAGAAATTACTGACTTTGCTAAATTTAACTACTTTAATTTTGGAAATTGGTCAGATGCAGATACATTCAACTTAGCTATAGGGCAAGGGGAAAATGCATATACTCCAGCTCAAATAGCTAGATACGTTGCAGCAATAGCTAATGGAGGAAACTTAGTAGAAGCTTCTGTAGTTGATAAAACTGTTTCTAGTGATTTTAAAGATGTTAAGGTAGATACAAATAAAGTTGAAAAAATACCTTTTAAAGATCCTAATAATTTAAAGGATTTAACTCAAGGTATGAAACAAGTTGCTAAAATAGGTGGAGGAAAAAGTGTATTTGCTAATTTCCCTATTGAAACAGCTGTAAAAACAGGTACAGCAGAAAGAAGTGGTAAGATACCTACAGAAAATGAATATGATTACTTAATTAGCCATATGGGATCATATGGGGTATCTAAAGATGAAGCTGTTAAAGAAGCAAACAAACTTTTAAAAGAAGCAAATGAAAAAGCTAAAGTAGAGTTTGAGAAAGAACAAAAAGCTGAAAAACAAAAAGAAGAAAAAGAAAGCAAGTCTTTATTTGGCAAAAAAGAAGAAAAGACAGATACAAAGACAGAAGCTGAATTTGTTCCAGACAATAGTGAAGCTACAAAAGCTAGATACTTAAGAAAAGCAATAAAAGAATTAAATCCTAAATTAACAGATGATCAAATAGATGCATATAAACAAGATTATCCATCATTTGCTTGGTCAGTAGGTTTTGCTCCAGCTAATGACCCTGAGATAGCTGTTGTAACTGTTTTACCTAAAGGTAATTCAAGTAGTCTTGCGCTACCTCCTATGAGAGAAGTTATGGGACAATATTTCGGATTAATAGATGAAAAGAAAAATAAAGAAGAAAAAGCAAATAAAGAAGCGGAAGCTGCAAAAGAACAAGATGGCAATGCAATGAATTTTGCATCTCAGTTAAAAAAATAG
- the mreC gene encoding rod shape-determining protein MreC, whose product MKLNNNKKKNNRKYNVKVVATIGVAITLIGIVGISIGRYSKGGIKGSGVVLSSISSIESNLNKGFTFIKDGTSNIFKFKENANKVDKLEKENEKLKQEIINLKEESSSTQSLQSLKKSLNFIDEKYKKNMISAQVVGKNDGNWYKSFVIGAGKNDGVKKDSVVVGGNGLVGVVYEVSDNYSKAISLLDTKSSVSFQLLKDPKSKGVISQEANENKNYKAEGLLEGYMFSTSYDVLPGDVVVTSGLGLYPQSIPIGTVEKVIDDKNKGLKNVIVKPYADFKNIDDVVVIEPRNIN is encoded by the coding sequence GTGAAACTAAATAATAATAAGAAAAAAAATAATAGAAAATATAACGTTAAAGTGGTAGCAACTATAGGGGTTGCTATCACTTTAATTGGAATTGTAGGAATATCAATAGGCAGATATTCTAAAGGTGGAATTAAAGGAAGTGGCGTTGTATTAAGTTCGATATCATCAATTGAGAGCAACTTAAACAAAGGCTTTACTTTTATTAAAGACGGTACAAGTAACATATTTAAATTTAAAGAAAACGCAAATAAAGTTGATAAGTTAGAAAAAGAAAATGAAAAATTAAAACAAGAAATAATTAATTTAAAAGAAGAATCATCAAGTACTCAATCTCTACAAAGTTTAAAAAAATCACTAAACTTTATAGATGAAAAATACAAAAAAAATATGATAAGTGCGCAAGTAGTAGGTAAAAATGACGGGAACTGGTATAAGTCATTTGTTATAGGAGCAGGAAAGAATGACGGAGTTAAAAAAGATAGTGTTGTAGTTGGAGGAAATGGATTGGTCGGTGTTGTTTACGAAGTTTCTGATAACTATAGTAAAGCTATTTCTTTATTAGATACAAAATCATCAGTAAGCTTTCAATTACTAAAAGATCCTAAAAGTAAAGGTGTAATAAGTCAGGAAGCAAATGAAAACAAAAATTATAAAGCAGAAGGTTTATTAGAAGGTTATATGTTCTCAACTTCATATGATGTACTTCCAGGAGATGTTGTTGTGACATCTGGACTAGGTTTATATCCACAATCAATACCTATTGGAACAGTGGAAAAAGTTATTGATGACAAGAACAAAGGTTTAAAAAATGTAATAGTAAAACCATATGCTGACTTCAAAAACATTGATGATGTTGTAGTTATCGAACCAAGAAATATAAATTAG
- a CDS encoding septum site-determining protein MinC, whose translation MSFKATNEELVEFKGNKRGIVINVKRKASFEEIRQCIIDKIETSIGFFNGAKIYSINYNHLSDVELLRLKEDITSRFDIEFIEDEIKIPYAYHDTKYVNNMRSGENVEFEGDVVVMGDMKPGCQVIATGSAVVMGNISPGAKVIAYGNVVVMGKVEGFIHAGSKGNKNAYIVANNLNPMVLKIANYIAEAPEEEYSPRDDINPEIAFTNNETIVIENYLPKKINR comes from the coding sequence ATGTCTTTTAAAGCAACAAATGAGGAATTAGTGGAATTTAAAGGAAATAAAAGAGGCATAGTTATCAATGTAAAAAGGAAGGCATCGTTTGAAGAAATTAGACAATGCATAATAGATAAAATAGAAACATCTATAGGTTTTTTCAATGGAGCTAAAATTTATTCTATAAATTATAATCATTTGAGTGATGTGGAATTACTTCGATTAAAGGAAGATATAACTTCAAGATTTGATATTGAGTTTATAGAAGATGAAATTAAAATACCATATGCTTATCATGATACTAAGTATGTAAATAATATGCGCTCTGGAGAAAATGTAGAGTTCGAAGGCGATGTGGTTGTAATGGGTGATATGAAACCAGGTTGTCAAGTTATAGCTACTGGAAGTGCTGTTGTAATGGGCAATATAAGCCCAGGAGCTAAAGTCATTGCATATGGAAATGTAGTTGTAATGGGTAAAGTTGAAGGATTTATACATGCAGGGTCAAAGGGGAATAAAAATGCTTATATAGTAGCTAATAATTTAAATCCTATGGTTTTAAAAATAGCAAACTATATAGCTGAAGCGCCTGAAGAAGAATATTCACCACGTGATGATATAAATCCTGAAATAGCATTTACAAATAATGAAACAATAGTTATAGAAAATTATTTACCCAAAAAAATAAATAGATAG
- the rodA gene encoding rod shape-determining protein RodA gives MFDFRSMFKLMKELDWKLIAVVICIFGFGLVILSSATHATTTGNYAQITKQGLAFLLGMGLVFVILLFDYNLLGKYYKALYILSVILLVLVWIPGIGKANAGARSWLHLGPLDFQTSELVKLTFILSYAKIVEEKKGKLKTIKDIVPLALYAAPIILLLLVQPDLGTAIVFCCIIGGMLFTAGLNDKIIKRGLIAIVIVMPLMYMVMAPHQRIRIDAFLHPEDVTLPGNYQVMQSMIAIGSGGTTGKGLYEGTQNQNDFLPVQDSDFIFAVIGEELGLIGMFVIILLYGLFLIRMIVIAKEAKDFYGTLIVIGVASMFAYQVIQNIGMTVAVIPVTGVTLPFVSYGGSSLMTSLANLGLVLNVGMRRKKINF, from the coding sequence ATGTTTGATTTTAGATCAATGTTTAAATTAATGAAAGAGCTTGATTGGAAGCTAATTGCGGTAGTTATTTGTATATTTGGTTTTGGGCTTGTTATACTAAGTAGTGCAACTCATGCAACTACTACAGGAAATTACGCTCAGATAACTAAACAAGGACTAGCGTTCTTACTTGGTATGGGGCTTGTATTTGTAATATTGTTATTTGATTATAATCTTTTAGGGAAGTATTATAAAGCGTTATATATATTAAGCGTAATACTATTAGTATTAGTATGGATACCAGGAATAGGTAAGGCTAATGCAGGAGCTAGATCGTGGCTACACTTAGGACCTTTAGACTTTCAAACTTCAGAACTAGTTAAATTAACTTTTATACTAAGTTATGCAAAAATTGTTGAAGAAAAAAAAGGTAAATTAAAGACAATAAAAGATATAGTGCCGCTTGCATTATATGCTGCGCCTATAATACTACTTTTACTTGTACAGCCAGACCTAGGAACGGCTATAGTATTTTGTTGTATAATAGGAGGTATGTTGTTTACTGCCGGACTTAATGATAAAATAATTAAAAGAGGTCTTATAGCAATAGTTATAGTTATGCCTCTTATGTATATGGTAATGGCACCACATCAAAGAATAAGAATAGATGCTTTCTTACACCCAGAGGACGTTACTTTACCTGGTAACTACCAAGTTATGCAGTCAATGATAGCTATAGGTTCAGGTGGAACGACAGGTAAAGGTCTATATGAAGGAACTCAAAATCAAAATGATTTCTTACCAGTTCAAGATAGTGACTTCATATTTGCTGTTATAGGTGAAGAATTAGGGCTTATTGGAATGTTTGTAATAATTTTACTGTACGGATTATTCTTAATAAGGATGATTGTTATTGCAAAAGAAGCCAAGGATTTTTATGGAACCTTAATAGTTATTGGGGTAGCGAGCATGTTTGCTTATCAGGTTATACAGAATATAGGAATGACTGTTGCTGTAATACCAGTTACAGGAGTAACATTACCATTTGTTAGTTATGGAGGAAGTTCTCTTATGACATCTTTAGCTAACTTAGGTCTTGTACTAAATGTAGGTATGAGAAGAAAGAAAATAAATTTCTAA